GTCCTGTACCTGACGTGCATCCCATCCTGGCAATCACGGAAGGCGTCTGTCAGCATGGCTGAAAAAACCATGCTGAAGAGCGTCGGGGCAAGAGCACAGCCTTGTTTCACGCCGTTTGTCACCGGAAAAGCCTCTGACTCGTCTCTGTCATCCAGTACCTTCACCAACATGCCGTCATGGAACTGTCGGACGATCGTGATGAACTTGCTTGGGCAACCAAACTTCTCCATTATCTTCCATAAGCCGTCCCTGCTGACTATCGAAGGCTTTCGTCAGATCGACAAAGGTCACTGACTTTCTGGAAGGTGACCCTGCTCAAGATGCTGAAGGAGACGGTTGAGCAGGACGCGAGCAAAGATCTTCCCAGCTATGGACAGAAGAGAGATGCCTCGGTGGTTGTCGCAGGACTGGCGGTTGCCTTTCCTCTTGTAGATGTGGACCATGGTGGCGTCTTTCAGCTGTTGTGGGACCTTTCCTTCACTCCACATGGACTGGAAGAGTTCTGTGAGTTTCTGCATCAGGGCTGGTCCTCCTGCTTTGTATACCTCTGCAGGAATTGCGTCTGGTCCTAGTGCTTTGCCACAGGAAAGTTGCTTGACGGCCTTTCTGACTTCTTCTGTGGGGGGATTGTCGAGATCCCTGTTGATCTCAACTTGAGGTAGGCGGGCGATGGCTTCGTTGTTGATCGTGGTAGGGCGGTTCAGGACCTGGTTGAAGTGTTCAGCCCACCTGTCCAGGATCTGCTTCTTCTCTGTCAGCAGCTGTCTCCCATTTgcagtgaggagggggaaggagccgGTGGTCCGAGGTCCGTACACAGTCTTCAAGGCATCATAGAAACGCTTTGTGTCGTGACTGTCCGCATAGCCCTGTATTTCTTCAGCCTTCTTGCAATACCACGTGTCCTGCATCTCACGGAGTTTCTTCTGTACCTGGCTTTTTGCGCAGGTACATGGGAGTTCTGATGCGCTCTGAACAGCTGGTGTTTCTCTGACAGGAGTGCCTGTATCTCCACATCGTTCTCATCGAACCAGGTCCTGGTGTTTGCGGGTCGTTGGTCCGAGGTGTTCAAGGGCTGTGGAGTACACCACTTCTCTGAATGCTGTCCACTGTTCCTCGGTGCTGTCCTGTTCATCCTGGGGTGTGTCTGGCAGCCTGTCGTCAAGGTCCCTGGCAAATTTTTGTGCAATGTTGCTGTTTTTCAGCTTGGAAACAATGAGTCTCTTTGCACTCTTCTGGCCTTGGGGTCTTCTCTTTGGCAGGATGCAAAGTTTGCACTTGGACACTATGAGTCGATGATCAGTCCAGCAGTCACTTGGCCCTTGTCACTCTCACGTCCTGTACGTCCCTTTTCCTGGTGATAACGTAGTCAATTAGATGCCAATGTCTGGAGCGTGGGTGCATCCAGGTTGTCTTGTTACGGGTGGGGAGCCGGAACAATGTGTTGGTGAGAGTGAGGTCATGGGTTGCACACGACTTGAGGAGCAGAAGGCCGTTGCTGTTGCACTTGCCGGTGCCGTGTCTTCCAATGATCCCTTCCCAGGTTTGGTGATCTGTCCCCACTCTGGCATTGAAGTCCCCGAGGATGAAGAGCTTCTCTGATTGTGGGACTGCTGCAATGAGGGCGTCTAGTTCTTCATAGAACTTATCCTTGATGTCCTCTGGGTTGGTCATTGTTGGAGAATAGGCACTGATCAGCGTCACACTTTTCTTGTTTTCAAGTGGGAGCTAAAGTGACCTCAGACGATCGTTGATACCCTCTAAGAGTTTCGCGAGTTTCCGGGCGAGGTGGGATCTGATGCGAATCCAACGCCTGCATCTCGCCGTTCGGTGGTGCTGCATTCGCTCCAGAAGAAGGTATACCCGCCACCGTGCTCTGAGGGTTGCTTTGTCGACGTTGTAGCGAGCTAGTTCTTTGGCGACTAGTGCAGTTCTCCTTTCAGGTCTGTCTGCCTTGGTGTTGCACATCAGAGTTCGCACGTTCCACGTGCCAAAGTTGAGTACCTTcacttgcttcttcttttttgttcgaCCGCTGTGTGGGATCCCCGCCAACCGCGGTTTGCTGGCCAGGGTGAAGTGAAGCAGGCTATTTTTAAGGCACCTTTTCTAGCCCCTTCCTCCATGGAGGTGAGCAGAGTGAATCCTAAAGAGGGCTGCTCAGTCACCCAGGGGGCTGCCGAACTCCACTGCTTTTTTTCCAGTAGAGAGCGACCCTATGGCCTGGGCCGCCTGTGTGTAGGTCCGTGACTACAGTTCCCAGTGATATCCACACATGCTGCTTCTCCGCTCGCCCATCGCCACATAAATTTTTGGTTGCGCTGAATGGATGAAGTCATGACTTGCGCTTGACTTGGATTTAAGTGAGGGAGAGTTGCGCAGATCGTCAGCCTCACTCTCTCGTCCCTTCCTATCTTTGTCTAGTGGCAAGACATAGTCAAGACGACTGGAGATAGGTCAGGATGCAGTGGATGGCCAGCAGTGTCCTACGTGTCTCACTGTGGCCTGGTTGCGCTCCACGACGCTTGGCTGGGTCCGCCGTCTTGTCCGTTGAATCAGTTGGTTTCTTCCGCAGAGTCAGCCGGGTACAGTCTTTGCATGCGTAGGTAGACAAGCCCTACAGTTACCTCCTGTCTTTTGGCACGCACACACGACAGTGGAGACACGTGGTGGAACCTGCCCACTGcccaaatatacatgcatacatacatacatacatatatatatatgtctatatatatgagtgtatatatatatatatatatatatatatatatatatatgtctatatatatatatatgtgtgtgtgtgtgtgtgtgtgtgtgtgtgtgtgtgtgtgtgtgtgtgtgtgtgtgtgtgtgtgtgcatacatacacacatacatatttataaatatacacaggcatacacacacacacattatatatatttatatatatatatatatatatatatatatatatatatatatatgtctatatatatatatatgtgtgtgtgtgtgtgtgtgtgtgtgtgtgtgtgtgtgtgtgtgtgtgtgtgtgtctgtgtgtgtgtgtgtgtgtgtgcatacatacacacatacatatttataaatatacacaggcatacacacacacacattatatatatttatatatatatatatatatatatacatacacatacacatatatacatatatatacatatacatatatatatatacatatatatatacatatatatacatatatatacatatacatatacatatatatatatatatatatatatatacatatatatatgtatatatatatacatatatatacacatatatatatatacatatatatatgtatatatatatatatatatatatatatatatatatatatctatataaatatacatatatatatacatatacatatatatatatatatatatatatatatatatacatatatatattcatatatatatatatatatatatatatatatatatatatatacacacacacacacacacacacacacacacacacacacacacacacacacacacacatatatatatatatatatatatatatatatatatatatatatatatatatatatatatatatatatatatgggcgtatACATCAACCTGGAAGAATGTAATTTGGCACATTTATGTATTGAAAATGAATCACAAAATATTCGTctccagaaaagaaaacaaagaaaaataaagtttcaTTGCATCTGAAAAATGTATCAATGTATCTGTCATTTGATAGCCATGACCTAATCAACACTATATTAATTAGGTACCTGAAAATCCCAGATATCCGATGCATACTAATATCATATCAGTAATTACTGCATCAAAGTCAATCACATTAACCCCGATAGAAGCTCTGTCGAATTTCGATTAAAGCGACTTTTCGCCTCTCGGGCAAATCCAGCTTTTAATTCGGtgattgtgttatatatacatatatatatttatatttttatttatatatatatatgtatatatacagacatatatatatatatatatatatatatatatatatatatatatatatgtatatatacatacatatatatatatatatatatatatatatatatatatatatatatatatatacatatgtatgtatacacacacacacacacacacataaacacacacacacacacacacacacacacacacacacacacacacacacacacacacacacacacacacacacacacacacacacacacactcacacacacacacacacacacacacacacacacacacacacacacatatatatatatatatatatatatatatatatgtgtgtgtgtgtatctatgtagtaatatatatatatatatatatatatatatatatatatatatatatattgtgtgtgtgtgtatgtatatacatacatctacacacacacacacacacacacacacacacacacacacacacacacacatatatatatatatatatatatatatatatatatatgtgtgtgtgtgtgtgtgtgtgtgtgtgtgtgtgtgtgtatgtataaatgaataaataaataaataaataaatatatatatatatttatacctatatctttatctatatctatatctatctttctatctatatgtctctctctctctctatctatctatatatatgtgtgtgtgtgcgtattcataaatatatatgcaaacacacacacacacacacacacacacacacatacacacacacacacacacacacatatatatatatatatatatatatatatatatgtatatgtatgtatgaatatatatgtatatatacatatatacatccatacacacacgcatacacacacacacacacacaaacacacacacacacacaaacacactgatatatatatatatatatatatatatatatatatgtatatttatatatatatatatatatatatatatatatatatatatatatgtatatatatatatatatatttacacacacacacacacacacacacatatatatatatacacacacacacacacacacacacacatatatatatatataaatatatatatatatatatgcatacatatatatatatatatatatatatatatatatatatatatatatatatatatatatatatatatatataaagaaagagtgaagtggaagtatagagagaaacaaagagagagagagagagagagagagagagagagagagagagaaagagagaaaaggacagggagagagaaagatgagagagggagagagagagagtcagagagaaataaagaagattaacgagagagagaaacagaaacaacagcGGAGCCTCGGAGACACAGAGCGAGACGAAAGCGAAGTCGGAGCATAAGAGAcaaaaggatagaaagatagtGATTCGATGATACAAGAAACCGCGTGATCTGAGTTCTAATAAAGTTTATTACATCAAAACAGGGTGAGGCGGctgactttattttctttcttttatgtagtACGTGTAGTGGAGTTTGATcagtgtgtgggtatttgttggaaatatgaaattatatactaTAGTACGATTATGATAGAGATGCATATACAGTCCCTTTAACAGTGAAATGAGTTTGATAAAGGACACGTCGACCGGATTTATGTATAAATTCTCTTTTAGAATATAATTTCATATcataagaaaattagaaaaaaatatatttttaaatctgggaaagaaaaatgagacatTTATTAATCTTAAAGGAAATAAATCGAATTACAACGTCTTGCAGATACAAATACATGTGGATTTTTATCTGAATATTTATTTGAGCTTTATAATCTATTTTCGAGAGTAAGTATTGACTTTTATAAATTCTTTAATCTGAGCTTTGCAAAAGGCTTTCTAGAATAAGTAAATCAACGACAAAAAAATGGCTAAATATGcagatagagtaaaaaaaaaaaaaaaaaaaaaaaaaaaaatgtccaaccTACGTTTAGAATCGTGTGGATTCTATTGAATTTTATTTGCACAGCGCGGTCAGTATATTGCGCCATTATACTGAAGTCTAGCAGATTTAACATCCCCCATACACCACCACACTAACCTTTGTAGAATGTTTCCCTGTACTCGATGGTGGTGGAATTTGTGTGCCTGAGATAGCACACGAGGGAGATGACgtaattctattttcttttcgaaGGTGAACACAGTACATGTAACAcctagtaaatacacacacacacactcacacacacacacacacacatatatatgtgtatatatatgtatttatatatatgtatatatacatatatacatacacgtgtgtgtgtgtgtgtttgtatgtgtgcgtatgtgtgttcatgtgtgagtgtatgtacacacacacacacacacacacacacacacacacacacacacacacacacacacacacacacacacacacacacatacatatacatatatacatatgtatacaggtttgctgtaTGGAatcgaaacctggacgctatctagtgccttggagtctcgtattgatgccttttgtaaaaaATAtcttcgctggatcatggggtacagttggcaggaccacgtgtcTAACCGACGGCCACCTGTGGATGACCttgtccatcaggttgtctctctgcgagacaatcctgggtggaagagacccgtgggacgacctaggaggtcatggcttgggcagctcgaccaatTCTGCCGCGAGgggttagagatgggccgagggcctgcctggagactcgccatgagggaccctcgtggctggaagcgaagtgtggatgtggccatgcgcccccgtcggcgtcagccccttgattatgatgatgatgatacatacatatatacatacatacacacatacacacacacacacacacacacacacacacacacacacacacatatatatatatatatagagagagagaaagagagagcgagagagagagagagagagagagagagagagagagagagagagagagagagagagagagagagagagagagagtgatagagagagagagacagagagagagagaaagatagagagagagagacagagagagagagcgagagagcgagagagcaagtgagcgagagagagcgtatgGGGATCAATTAAATCAGGAAACAACATGAGCATCTTTACTCCATGTtaaaaaacggaagaagaggagaagagttcatagaaaacggagaccGGACCTTTGGAAATCGTCAAGAATCGGTATCAGCTGCCAGACATAATTAATCTTTTTCGGGACCAAATCTCAAAACTGAAAACCAATTAAGAGCAAGAGATTGGTGCAATAATATTTTCCTCTCGAGTCCGgcaaagaattagagagaaaaaatgagaataaagatataaaaacccAAAAATCTGAATGACA
The sequence above is drawn from the Penaeus chinensis breed Huanghai No. 1 chromosome 17, ASM1920278v2, whole genome shotgun sequence genome and encodes:
- the LOC125034089 gene encoding uncharacterized protein LOC125034089 codes for the protein MTNPEDIKDKFYEELDALIAAVPQSEKLFILGDFNARVGTDHQTWEGIIGRHGTGKCNSNGLLLLKSCATHDLTLTNTLFRLPTRNKTTWMHPRSRHWHLIDYVITRKRDVQDRRPQGQKSAKRLIVSKLKNSNIAQKFARDLDDRLPDTPQDEQDSTEEQWTAFREVVYSTALEHLGPTTRKHQDLVQKKLREMQDTWYCKKAEEIQGYADSHDTKRFYDALKTVYGPRTTGSFPLLTANGRQLLTEKKQILDRWAEHFNQVLNRPTTINNEAIARLPQVEINRDLDNPPTEEVRKAVKQLSCGKALGPDAIPAEVYKAGGPALMQKLTELFQSMWSEGKVPQQLKDATMVHIYKRKGNRQSCDNHRGISLLSIAGKIFARVLLNRLLQHLEQGHLPESQ